In Armatimonadota bacterium, the following proteins share a genomic window:
- a CDS encoding glycosyltransferase family 4 protein, with translation MQREAHRRLRRGRRLPAGAYMRRCIMRVAYVSQAYAPVRGGSEWVAQQLSERSLARGHVVRVFTSTAQHDVGFTDPTAPSMRAGEDQVNGVPITRFPIRFGLQRVCQAGRLAARLPVARIRESLDAHARGPALRGIAGAVAAWQPDVAVAVPASSSVLVYTLAARRRARGNLAVVTIPCFHAFDPTSNHPAVISRIARADAVIVFTTHERDELVAQGVSRDRVTVAGLGVDPTPLDDDEALSHDFRAKYNVGRSPLIAFVGRKQRYKGVWFLIEAMQQVWQWVPDVRLVVAGGRTIESPHMQRELGYMPRHCQARIIWIDDFADEDKRSILAAADVIALPSLHESFGLVYLDAWLHKKPVIGCRLGSTTSLVDDEVDGLLVTFEDHRGLARAVLRLMAAPALRARMGEAGYRKLLRHYTWGAVIDRYEQAYAEAANHARAERRRTA, from the coding sequence ATGCAGAGAGAAGCGCACCGCCGCCTGAGGCGAGGGCGTCGCCTGCCAGCGGGTGCTTACATGAGGCGATGTATCATGCGCGTAGCATATGTTTCGCAGGCGTATGCACCCGTCCGCGGGGGGAGCGAATGGGTGGCTCAGCAACTCAGCGAGCGATCGCTCGCCAGGGGGCATGTGGTGCGGGTGTTCACATCAACCGCGCAGCACGATGTTGGGTTCACCGATCCCACCGCGCCCAGCATGCGCGCCGGCGAAGACCAGGTCAACGGCGTCCCCATCACTCGTTTTCCCATTCGATTCGGCTTGCAGCGCGTGTGCCAAGCGGGGCGTCTGGCGGCGCGGCTTCCGGTAGCCCGGATCAGGGAGTCGCTGGATGCACACGCGCGGGGGCCGGCGCTGCGCGGAATTGCAGGAGCCGTCGCCGCCTGGCAGCCGGACGTCGCGGTAGCGGTGCCAGCCTCGTCGAGCGTCCTCGTTTACACCCTGGCGGCGCGCCGCCGCGCTCGGGGAAACCTGGCGGTGGTTACTATTCCCTGCTTCCACGCATTCGATCCCACCAGCAACCATCCGGCGGTAATCAGCCGCATCGCCCGGGCTGACGCCGTTATCGTGTTCACAACCCACGAGCGGGACGAACTGGTAGCCCAAGGCGTTTCACGGGATCGGGTAACGGTAGCGGGGCTCGGCGTGGACCCCACCCCGCTGGATGACGACGAGGCACTCTCCCATGACTTCCGGGCCAAGTACAACGTGGGGCGGTCACCGCTGATTGCCTTTGTCGGGCGCAAGCAGCGCTACAAGGGCGTGTGGTTCCTCATCGAGGCAATGCAGCAGGTATGGCAGTGGGTGCCCGATGTCCGGCTGGTGGTGGCCGGGGGGCGCACGATCGAATCTCCGCATATGCAGCGCGAACTCGGATATATGCCCCGTCACTGCCAAGCCCGCATCATCTGGATCGACGATTTCGCCGACGAGGACAAGCGCAGCATTCTTGCGGCGGCCGACGTGATTGCCTTGCCCTCCTTGCACGAGTCCTTCGGCCTCGTTTACCTCGACGCGTGGCTGCATAAGAAACCAGTAATCGGCTGCCGTCTAGGAAGCACGACCTCGTTGGTTGATGACGAAGTAGACGGACTGCTGGTGACCTTCGAAGACCATAGAGGACTAGCCCGCGCCGTATTGCGTCTGATGGCGGCGCCTGCGCTCAGGGCTCGCATGGGCGAGGCGGGATACCGCAAGCTTCTGCGCCACTACACGTGGGGCGCTGTCATAGATCGCTACGAGCAGGCATATGCGGAAGCTGCTAACCACGCGCGGGCGGAGCGGCGGCGAACGGCTTAG
- a CDS encoding class I SAM-dependent methyltransferase produces the protein MAHGISLEYLAGPDARPHLPYYYEPSDFPAAGPGVKEVVREALERVGVSLVFVDGGAQCACQLPLKEAAAELGVPIITIDGTWLRREGAPAIERLTAALEAQLAERGGEQLIIPPGVENRVPNAVTPSTLDVELLARYQFAAGFAAGMRVLDLGSGGGYGSYLLAQAGAREVLGLDRDDRAIAFSQRGYSAPGLSYAVGDALITGLESESFDLVVCFEVLEHIMQHDELLSEIVRLLRPDGICLVSTPNRKVLRAQLARQGLTNVYHVRELFVWQFRELLDRYFHRADLLGQRLAPTWSHRLAEWELARGLANDLEGVAAQFQAVVDGLQQAHTRDLKAIEDILNEQVRAVNKCLNKCLHIANQQAAVHREVSALGAAVASIRSKLRPSYWLRRAWGKMTGSAARLPAESATPGAEPAATALTRQVAGLGTELLPTGADQGLPLRGIYPTPFQFAAYVGSYLQRFPYLAAPPLASVSDVELSPLLVDISPHLVAICREKRTAA, from the coding sequence ATGGCCCACGGCATTTCGCTCGAATACCTGGCGGGACCTGATGCGCGGCCGCACCTACCCTACTATTATGAACCCTCGGATTTCCCCGCAGCCGGGCCGGGCGTCAAGGAGGTAGTCCGCGAGGCGCTGGAACGCGTTGGCGTCAGTCTAGTGTTCGTGGATGGGGGGGCACAATGCGCATGTCAATTGCCACTGAAGGAGGCAGCAGCAGAGCTCGGGGTGCCAATCATCACCATTGACGGGACGTGGCTGCGACGGGAGGGCGCCCCGGCCATCGAACGCCTGACCGCAGCACTGGAAGCGCAACTCGCCGAGCGCGGTGGAGAGCAACTGATTATCCCGCCAGGCGTCGAGAACCGCGTGCCCAACGCGGTTACTCCTAGCACCTTGGACGTCGAATTGCTTGCGCGCTACCAGTTCGCCGCGGGGTTCGCGGCGGGGATGCGCGTGCTCGACCTGGGCTCGGGGGGCGGATACGGCAGTTACCTGCTCGCCCAAGCGGGAGCCCGGGAGGTGCTTGGCCTTGACCGCGACGATCGGGCGATAGCATTCTCGCAGCGAGGTTATTCCGCCCCCGGCTTGTCGTACGCGGTGGGTGATGCTCTGATCACCGGGCTGGAAAGTGAATCCTTCGACCTCGTCGTCTGCTTCGAGGTGCTGGAGCACATCATGCAGCACGACGAGCTGCTGAGCGAGATCGTGCGCCTGCTGCGCCCGGACGGCATATGCTTAGTCTCGACTCCGAATCGGAAGGTCCTGCGCGCGCAATTGGCGCGTCAGGGCCTGACCAACGTGTACCATGTCCGAGAGCTCTTCGTCTGGCAGTTTCGGGAACTCCTGGACCGCTACTTCCACCGCGCTGACCTTCTGGGCCAGCGCCTGGCCCCTACGTGGTCACACAGGCTTGCAGAGTGGGAATTGGCTCGCGGGCTGGCCAATGACCTGGAGGGGGTTGCCGCGCAGTTCCAGGCGGTAGTGGACGGCCTTCAGCAGGCCCACACGCGGGACCTGAAAGCGATCGAGGACATTTTGAACGAACAGGTCCGCGCCGTTAACAAATGCCTTAACAAATGCCTTCACATCGCCAACCAACAGGCGGCGGTGCATAGAGAGGTGAGTGCGCTGGGGGCGGCCGTCGCCTCCATCAGAAGCAAGCTGCGCCCCTCCTACTGGCTGCGACGCGCCTGGGGCAAAATGACGGGCAGCGCGGCGCGCCTCCCGGCCGAGTCTGCCACACCCGGTGCGGAGCCTGCGGCGACTGCGCTGACGCGCCAAGTGGCGGGCTTGGGCACGGAGCTGCTGCCTACTGGGGCTGACCAAGGGCTGCCCTTGCGCGGAATCTACCCTACCCCCTTTCAGTTCGCTGCTTATGTGGGATCCTACCTCCAGCGTTTTCCCTACCTTGCAGCGCCGCCGCTGGCCAGTGTGAGCGACGTCGAGCTCTCGCCGCTGCTTGTTGACATCAGCCCGCACCTTGTGGCGATATGCAGAGAGAAGCGCACCGCCGCCTGA
- a CDS encoding HAD-IIIA family hydrolase, producing MVARLSSMRAAEQARSTGTSPSRGRAAAFLDRDGTIIREVDHLTDQRQIRLLPRAARAICRLNRAGVAVVIVSNQSVVARGMTDERGVTAVNDEVLRRLARRGARVDLIEYCPHHPEGSVARYRKRCGCRKPAPGMLLRASRALALDLSRSVAIGDNVGDILAGRVVGATTILLLGGHGRAALKALRPSGRQADYTTTTLARAVDWWLTHGAILAHGPSNAWIMPHSAR from the coding sequence ATGGTAGCAAGGCTGTCTTCAATGCGCGCCGCTGAGCAGGCGCGCTCAACTGGCACCTCCCCGTCGCGGGGCCGCGCGGCTGCATTCCTTGACCGCGATGGCACAATCATCCGCGAGGTGGACCACCTGACAGATCAGCGGCAGATCAGGCTCCTGCCGAGAGCGGCGCGGGCTATCTGCCGGTTGAATCGAGCCGGCGTAGCGGTCGTGATCGTCAGCAACCAGTCGGTGGTCGCCCGCGGCATGACCGATGAACGGGGAGTCACCGCCGTCAACGACGAAGTCTTGCGGCGGCTCGCGCGCCGGGGAGCACGCGTTGATCTGATCGAGTACTGCCCTCATCATCCAGAGGGGAGCGTCGCGCGCTACCGCAAGCGGTGCGGATGCCGCAAGCCCGCGCCGGGGATGCTGCTGCGGGCGTCGCGGGCACTGGCCCTTGACCTGTCGCGCAGCGTGGCCATCGGCGACAATGTCGGCGACATACTTGCCGGGCGCGTGGTGGGCGCCACCACCATCCTGCTGCTGGGAGGGCACGGCCGTGCTGCCCTCAAGGCACTTCGGCCCTCAGGTCGGCAGGCCGACTACACTACGACGACGCTCGCGCGGGCGGTTGACTGGTGGCTGACCCACGGCGCCATATTAGCACACGGACCAAGCAATGCATGGATTATGCCTCATAGCGCTCGATGA
- a CDS encoding GHMP kinase: protein MIVTQTPLRISLAGGGTDLAHFWREEPGMVVSTAIDKYVFAVIKRRFDNLVRVGYTKTELVATIDEIEHDLVREAARQIDVGPGWELSTMADVPAAGSGLGSSASVTIGVMHALCAYVGRLVTAEELASQACRIEIDVLGRPVGKQDQYIVAYGGLRVIEFGCDGTVTTETIKMPMDARLRLEDNLLLFYTGLTRDASGILAEHVRRGHQNMGNLRRIRDQARELRCALERGEISAAGEVLREGWERKKALGGAVSSPAIDAMYERAVKAGALGGKVPGAGGGGFLLLYCPEGTRESVRAALADYRELPFRFEPDGSKAVFNARR from the coding sequence ATGATCGTCACCCAGACTCCTCTGCGGATCAGCCTGGCCGGAGGCGGGACCGACCTTGCGCATTTCTGGCGCGAGGAGCCGGGAATGGTCGTCTCGACCGCCATTGACAAGTACGTGTTCGCTGTGATCAAGCGGCGTTTCGATAACCTGGTCCGCGTCGGGTACACCAAGACTGAACTGGTCGCCACTATTGACGAGATTGAGCATGACCTTGTGCGAGAGGCCGCGCGGCAGATAGACGTAGGCCCCGGATGGGAATTGAGTACAATGGCTGACGTCCCGGCTGCCGGCAGCGGCCTGGGGTCGTCTGCAAGCGTGACGATAGGTGTCATGCACGCGCTGTGTGCCTATGTTGGCAGACTGGTGACGGCCGAGGAGTTGGCGTCGCAAGCATGCCGAATTGAGATTGACGTCCTGGGCCGACCCGTCGGAAAACAAGACCAGTACATCGTCGCTTACGGAGGGCTACGGGTGATAGAGTTTGGTTGCGATGGCACCGTTACTACCGAGACCATCAAGATGCCGATGGATGCCCGGCTCAGGCTGGAAGACAACCTGCTGCTCTTCTACACGGGTCTTACGCGCGATGCCAGCGGGATCCTGGCGGAGCACGTCCGCCGCGGTCATCAGAACATGGGCAACCTGCGCCGCATACGGGACCAAGCGCGAGAGTTGCGGTGCGCTTTGGAACGGGGCGAGATCTCGGCAGCGGGTGAGGTCCTGCGGGAAGGCTGGGAGCGCAAGAAAGCCCTCGGCGGCGCCGTAAGCTCACCAGCAATTGACGCCATGTATGAGCGGGCAGTCAAGGCTGGAGCGCTTGGCGGCAAGGTGCCAGGCGCGGGCGGCGGGGGGTTTCTGCTCCTCTATTGCCCTGAAGGGACGCGCGAATCAGTACGGGCAGCCCTCGCCGACTACCGCGAGTTGCCTTTCCGCTTTGAGCCAGATGGTAGCAAGGCTGTCTTCAATGCGCGCCGCTGA
- a CDS encoding nucleotidyltransferase family protein, whose amino-acid sequence MLMKAYLLAAGRGERLRPLTDRVPKCLVPIAGRPLLAHWLELFHAHNVDEVLINTHHLAEQVREFVRAHRPPPRVILVHEPELLGTAGTVQANRGFVECEPDFLVAYADNLTRADLTSLVVFHRRRGALVTIALFHAPDPTRCGIAQLAADGRVTAFVEKPEHPQTDLANAGIYAMSSDIFDYLGDQTPLRLRSGQALDFGRDVFPRLIADGAAVYGWETTAYHLDIGTPAALAQAERDVAAWSQEARA is encoded by the coding sequence ATGCTGATGAAAGCCTACTTGCTGGCCGCAGGCCGTGGTGAGAGACTGCGACCGCTTACTGACAGAGTGCCGAAATGCCTGGTGCCGATCGCGGGGCGGCCCTTGCTCGCGCACTGGCTAGAGCTGTTTCACGCCCACAACGTGGACGAGGTCTTGATCAACACCCACCATCTGGCAGAGCAGGTCCGCGAGTTCGTGCGCGCACACCGACCCCCGCCGCGTGTCATCCTGGTACACGAACCAGAGCTCCTGGGCACCGCTGGCACCGTCCAGGCCAACCGCGGGTTCGTCGAGTGCGAACCGGATTTCCTTGTCGCGTACGCTGACAATCTCACGCGCGCGGACTTGACTAGCCTCGTGGTGTTTCACCGGCGGCGCGGGGCGCTGGTAACGATCGCCCTTTTCCACGCGCCCGATCCCACCCGGTGCGGCATCGCGCAACTGGCCGCGGACGGCAGGGTCACCGCATTTGTGGAGAAGCCGGAGCATCCCCAGACGGATCTGGCGAACGCAGGCATCTATGCCATGAGCAGCGACATCTTCGACTACCTCGGCGATCAGACGCCCCTTCGACTTCGCTCAGGGCAGGCGCTTGATTTCGGGCGCGATGTTTTCCCCCGGCTTATCGCCGACGGCGCGGCCGTCTATGGGTGGGAAACCACCGCCTATCATCTCGACATCGGCACACCAGCGGCGCTGGCTCAGGCGGAGCGCGATGTCGCCGCGTGGTCACAGGAGGCACGGGCATGA